The genomic interval TATTTGCTATCGGTGCCTGGAGCTTCCAATACAGTTCTCGAAACTGTAGTCCCTTACTCTCGGATGTCCTTGATTCAGTTACTTGGGAAGGTGAAACGACGTCGTTTTAAGTCTTCGTATTCATTTTCTTTTACTGAAGATTCTGATTTTATAATGTGAATTTGCAGATTCCAACCCAGTTTTGTAGCCAGAATACTGCTGAAGAAATGGCTTTGATGGCTTATAATCGCGCTCTCAAGCTCTCCCCACCAGGTTCTTAAACATTATTCCATATTTTTTTCGATAAAATCTGTAAAATTTTCAAATGTAAAAACGTAATATAAACtgtatgaaaattttcaaaaaattggagattttttattttcatgacGATTTTGGATATAGTTACTGTAAATTTCCAGAAAATTCTGATTACGACAAAGATTCTGATATTCCAATTTATTGCTTGTTCAAAATGTAAGATTTAAACTTATTTTcggtactgtaaactatttAAAACTTATTTTCGGTACAACTATGTAGTTAGTATGTTGACACTATAATATTGATTCTGCAATAGGTTCTCCAGTTCTTGGTGTGGGTTTTACTGGTGCTTTAGCTAGCATGCCTCCAAAGCGTGGGGATCACAGGTATGGTTTATGTAAAATTCGGTTTGTGACAAGTTCATGTACATCTCAGTCAACATACACATGCATGAGAATGTTATCTTGATTGGATTGAATCTAGTGTTATTGCCTTGGCTTGTTTTTATGGTTTTGAAACTGTTTATCTGAACCCAACCCATGATGCATTTGTCAAGGCTTTGTTATATACGTATAGAAAGCAGTAAAATTAAGTACttgattttgccatttttcttattctttttgttCAGTTTGTATATTCATTGGTTAATTATTGACTGAGATGTATGTTAGTCTCATAGTCTGAAATGAAATGTTGCACAAAATATTAGCTTTATTTTcggattttttagtttttgactAGCTATTTACCCTGTTGTTTAAACTATTAACAGGTTTTACTTGTCAACAAGAACATCTGACCGGCTTTGTATATCGACAGTTACCTTTACTAAGGTGATTGTAGGATCATTCTTGCTCTATCTTTTTATGCAATCCATACTTGAACAAGTAGAATTGCGAAGTGTAACTTGGCTCAGCTATTGTGTTTCTCATCTTTTTAGGGTTTGCGAACCAGAGAGCAAGAAGATCATCTGTCAAGTCAAATTTTTCTGAAGGTATGTGTGTTAAACTTAAACATGATTTCTAATGATTAGGCTGTTTgtataaaattcataaaaaaatataaatctgAAAATCTTATATTTTGACAATGTTTCTCATGTGGCTATGTTATAATGTTGTTGCTTACAGGCAATTGCAAATGCATGCAAAGTACCAGGAACATTTGTCCCAGATTTAATAGAATCTGATGTATCTGATGAACAAGAAAGAGAGTTCAGTGAAGATCAAGAGCTAGAGCAACTTATAAATGGGGAAATAAGTTTCAAGGTTTATCCATTTTCAAAAGGTATGATTTAGTCCTTGGTTTCAACCAAACCAATGTACATGTATGATATATTAGCGAAAAAACTGGAAGAAAATTCTTAGTTCTATGATTTGATCAATAGCTGAATGATTTACTGGGAAAACAACCTTACACAAAACACGCATCACCAGTAATCAAAAGCAGAAAGTAATCCATATCAATCCTTCATCAGTGTGCATCTACATATAATCATGTACTGGATTACCATCTCTTGTCGCAGATAACTCAAACGGAGAAAGAAGGATAATATTACCCGGTTCTTTCAATCCACTGCATGAAGGTCACCTCAAGCTTTTGGAAGTTGCTACCAGGtacatatgaatttgttttcAAGCTCAAATTCTTTTGATCTTCAGAATCTCAATTTCTATCTTCGAAATAATAAAACAGAGTTTTAGTATCTTAACACTTCTGAAGTAAGAATTAATGTGGTAATGCATGTCCAAGACATTTAACCTCTGAAAATATTAGTGAGTGGTTAATTATTCTCATGCAGCATATGTGGAGGTGGATATCCATGCTTTGAAATATCAGCAATCAATGCTGACAAACCCCCACTTTCAATATCACAAATCAAAGATCGTGTTAAGCAGTTTGAAAAGGCTGGTGAGTCTAGTTGTGTTTCTTCCATCTTGGTCCTACAACATGCCGTTTATTGTGACCTTTAGTTTCTTTGGCATGACAATATAGTGCGTTGACTATACCTTAGTAGCTTTGCACTTAAGCTAATCCCAATCCTTCTGTCATACTCTGCATATTTTATAATTGAACCTTTTTTTAAGTGAGCTCAGCTTCTTATTTTAGTTTACAtgtattaatttaattctctTTGTGTGTCAGGTAAGACGATAATCTTATCTAATCAACCTTATTTTTATAAGAAAGCTGAAATATTTCCAGGCAGTGCTTTCGTAATTGGCGCTGACACAGCAGCCAGGCTTATTAACGTATGGTCCTCTCAATACAATTAGTAAATTTTGCATCAGTTGTGGtcccaaaaaaatattatcagCAACAAAATCATTCTATGAACTACAAATTATAATCATCATATCTGTTTTCTCATTTTCCAGCCCAAATACTATGATGGGGACTACAATAAGATGTTGATGATTCTTAATGGATGCAAAGCAACCGGCTGCACTTTTCTTGTGGGTGGTCGTAATGTAGATGGCGTTTTCAAGGTACTATTCTAAGCCTTGAAAATAACTACTTTGTGGGAAATTCCAATGCTTATTGTTGTACAATTCTATAGGTGCTTGATGATTTAGATATTCCAGAAGAGTTGAAAGACATGTTCATCACAATACCCGAAGAGAAATTTCGTATCGATATATCTTCCACAGAACTTAGGAAAAAGCTTGGAAAGCAATAGAGAAGTCCACTGTTTCTCGTTTACAAACATTTGATACTGAATAAAAGGACAATAAATTGACTAAGGAAGAAAATTGAAGCATAtttgaattgaatttttttgttaattgtgtgaagatttagagaaagaaagaacACAGATGTATTGGAATAAAAGATATTGAGAGTTAGTTACAGATCTTATTCTTTTGCTTGTACAGAGAGCATGGGTAGGATTGTCATTTTcaggaatatatatatatgtgtgtgtataaaattgaaaattggaTGAATCTTTTGTTACTTTGTATTTGTCTTTGTTATTCTATACTCTTTTAGATGTAGTTTCCTAAATCAACTTGGCATAGAGTATATGGACCATGTGTAATGGTACTTTGTCTTTGTAACTTTTTTATCATACTTTTCTTATGTAATGGAATTTTTTATCATTATAATGttgacatttatatatattaatattattattccaAAGATGGGTAGGTTGTAAACAATGGTAGCACCCTACCCTTGTAATTAGGTGTGACATATGTATTGACTAGacattgatttttttaatacaagAGGTCATTATTGCCATAAACAAAAGAGCAATGTCAAAAAATATCTATGATGTCTAGCATTCTTTTCGTTGTCATACTGTTATTAATGCAATCAAGTGTtagattttatataatttaatataataattttcaaagAAGATCATTAACTAATCACAGGATGTCACCTTTAGAAAGTACTAAGCACTACTAATGCATAATAATAATGCtctaaacaaaaattatttaagaaaataataacaaaattaccccatatattattttttaattttttttttcaaatttacgattTGGGTTGCTATAGTGATTTCTTCGGtagtttctatgtgggttgctatacgGATTTTGGTTGCGATTTATGTTGCTCCGTTAG from Cannabis sativa cultivar Pink pepper isolate KNU-18-1 chromosome 4, ASM2916894v1, whole genome shotgun sequence carries:
- the LOC115712341 gene encoding uncharacterized protein LOC115712341, with product MNKTTSFTSLNQSSEIGEEEDKDRNRCTETKKTTTTKSMADSRIKPLVDAIHATPTKCVLYLAGGASQAIGYLLSVPGASNTVLETVVPYSRMSLIQLLGKIPTQFCSQNTAEEMALMAYNRALKLSPPGSPVLGVGFTGALASMPPKRGDHRFYLSTRTSDRLCISTVTFTKGLRTREQEDHLSSQIFLKAIANACKVPGTFVPDLIESDVSDEQEREFSEDQELEQLINGEISFKVYPFSKDNSNGERRIILPGSFNPLHEGHLKLLEVATSICGGGYPCFEISAINADKPPLSISQIKDRVKQFEKAGKTIILSNQPYFYKKAEIFPGSAFVIGADTAARLINPKYYDGDYNKMLMILNGCKATGCTFLVGGRNVDGVFKVLDDLDIPEELKDMFITIPEEKFRIDISSTELRKKLGKQ